The DNA segment TGAGCGGGCGGGCGATGCTCGTGCCGAGGAAGTATTGTCCCTCGTAAATCGCGCCCGCGCGAATCATCGGATAGATGAAGTCGCGCGCGAATTCCTCCTGAAGGTCGTCAATGTAAATCTTCGACGCGCCGGTTTTCTTCGCCTTCGCTTCGAGGCCGCGCAATTCCTCCTCCTGCCCGATATCGGCGCAGAAGGCGATCATCTCCGCGTTGTATTTTTCCTTGATCCAGGAAAGGAGCACCGAGGTGTCCAATCCGCCCGAATATGCCAGAACAATTTTCATGCGCGCAGATTAAACAGCCAAGAGGCCGAGGGAGCAAAAAGAAAATGGAACAAAAGGGAATCAAACCGCGAAATACGCAAAATACGCTGAAGGATAACTTGGGGAAATGGACTTATAAATCTTCTTCCGCGTATTTCGCGTATTCAGCGGTTCCTGTAGTCTTTTCCCATGAATACCAAACTGTTATTTGAGGAGGAATCGTACAAAATCATCGGCGCGGGCTTCGAGGTTTACCGCGAGAAAGGTTGTGGCTTTCTTGAGCCGGTTTATCAGGAGTGCATGGAGATCGAACTGCGATTACAAGGAATCCGTTTCGTTGCAGAGAAGCCGTTGGCGCTGGAATACAAAGGCTGTCCACTTCGCTCCGAGTACAAACCTGACTTCGTGTGCTTCGACAAAATTGTCTTGGAACTCAAGGCGGTGACGGAGCTGACGGACGAGCACCGCGCACAGGTGCAGAATTATCTCAAGGCGACGGGTTTGAAGCTCGGGTTGCTGCTGAACTTCGGACATTACCCCAAGGCGCAGGTTGAGCGGATCGTGGCCGAGAAAGGAAGATATGACTATGGGAAGACGAAGTAAGGATTTCCAACCGCGAAACACGCGGAATACGCGGAAAGGAATTTCGGAAAAGAATTCTTCCGCGTATTTCGCGTATTTTGCGGTTTCAAATTTGTTCATTGCTTCTATGGCGGAAAGCCGATGGCCAGTTTGACCGCCGAATACTCAGGGTGAATCCCGCCGTCGCGCGTGCGGATGATGAGCGGAGGCTCTTCCCAGGTCTGCCCGCGAAACCATTCGGGTAAATCATCGGCACGCATCATGCCAAACAACGCGATGAGCGGCGGTTCACCTTCGCGGAAGATCACCGGGCGTTTGCGGACGATGACCAGGCCCGCTGCTTTTGCGCCGGATTCAATTCGTTCCAGTTGCGCTGGCTCAGTCGGAAACACGCATGCGAAGAAACCACCTGACGCAAGATGCGTGGCGGCAGTCGCGCAATAATCGGCGATCGTTCCACGTAACTCGAAGCGACAGGCGAGTCGCTGTGGATGCTCACTCTTCACGCCGCCCTCGGGCGGAAAATACGGCGGGCTGCCGGTGATTAATTCGAATTTCTCGTCAGGACGCAGCACGCATTGTCCCGGAGCGCGGACAGCCGTGTCCGCGGGCTCCTCGGTGGCGTTTGGTTCGCGCGGACAAGGCTGTCCGCGCTCCGAGGTTTCCCGGAAATCACCGAGGCGGATTTCGTAGCGGTCGGTGAGTCCATTGAAACGCGCGGACTTTCGCGCGAGCGCCACACTTTCACTTTGCGCCTCGACGGTGACGAAACGCGCGCCCGGCAAACGCCACGCGCAAATCATTCCCACCGTGCCGATGCCGCTGCCGAGATCGAGTGCGGTTCGCGCCGCGGGACACCAACTCGTGGCATACCACGCAGCCAGGATGTCGTCGGTTGAAAAACGATGGCCGTCGCGCAGTTGAAATAGGCGGAAATTTCCGCTGATCGCATCCAGTGTTTCGTGCGGTTCAACTTTCACGCCCGCGGCCAGCCCCGGCGGGATCGGGCCGGGCTTGGCCCAGCCTTTGAAGTGAGTTTCGTGGGCCACGGCAATCAGATGGCTACATACTTTTGCCCCGATGGCTCGATATGCACGAGCACGTCGTAAACCGCCGGAAGTTGACTGCGCACCTGGTCTTTCACCTCGTGCGCGATGCCATGCGCCCGCTGGACTGTCATTTGCGGATCGACCTCCATGTGCATATCCACGAAGTAGTGGTAGCCCATCTTGCGCACGATGCATTTCTCCACGCGCTCCACACCGGGAATGGTGGCGGCGATCCTTCTGATTTGTTCGATGACCTCCTTCTGCGGCGAGGCATCCATCAACTCATCGAGCGCCGGTCGCAACAACCGCGAGCCGTTCCACGCGATGATGCCCGCTGCGACGAGAGCGGCCACGTCGTCCGCCGCTTGAAACCCCTCCCCGCCGATCAGCGCGACCGTGATGCCGATGCCTGCCGCCAGCGAAGTGATGGCGTCGCTGCGATGATGCCACGCATCCGTTCGCACGGCGGAGCTGTCCACCGCGCGGGATTCGCGGGCAACGAACCGAAACATGGATTCTTTGATGATGACGACGACAACCAGGACCAGCAGGGTGAACGGCTGCGGTCCGCGCGGGGGTTCAAAAATTCCCTCAATTGATTTCAACGCGATGCCCGCCGCGGCGAACAACAACATCGTGGATACAATCGCCGCCGCAATCGGTTCGGCTTTGCCGTGGCCGTAGGGATGATCTTCGTCGGCGGGTGCCGCCGCCACCACCAGTCCCCGCCAGACAATGACGGAACTGAAAATGTCCGCGAAGGATTCGACGGCATCGGCAATCAGCGCGTGCGAATGGCCGATGATGCCCGCCGCCAATTTTCCTGCCGCCAACACGGTGTTG comes from the Verrucomicrobiota bacterium genome and includes:
- a CDS encoding methyltransferase, with product MAHETHFKGWAKPGPIPPGLAAGVKVEPHETLDAISGNFRLFQLRDGHRFSTDDILAAWYATSWCPAARTALDLGSGIGTVGMICAWRLPGARFVTVEAQSESVALARKSARFNGLTDRYEIRLGDFRETSERGQPCPREPNATEEPADTAVRAPGQCVLRPDEKFELITGSPPYFPPEGGVKSEHPQRLACRFELRGTIADYCATAATHLASGGFFACVFPTEPAQLERIESGAKAAGLVIVRKRPVIFREGEPPLIALFGMMRADDLPEWFRGQTWEEPPLIIRTRDGGIHPEYSAVKLAIGFPP
- a CDS encoding cation transporter produces the protein MVVNTVLAAGKLAAGIIGHSHALIADAVESFADIFSSVIVWRGLVVAAAPADEDHPYGHGKAEPIAAAIVSTMLLFAAAGIALKSIEGIFEPPRGPQPFTLLVLVVVVIIKESMFRFVARESRAVDSSAVRTDAWHHRSDAITSLAAGIGITVALIGGEGFQAADDVAALVAAGIIAWNGSRLLRPALDELMDASPQKEVIEQIRRIAATIPGVERVEKCIVRKMGYHYFVDMHMEVDPQMTVQRAHGIAHEVKDQVRSQLPAVYDVLVHIEPSGQKYVAI
- a CDS encoding GxxExxY protein encodes the protein MNTKLLFEEESYKIIGAGFEVYREKGCGFLEPVYQECMEIELRLQGIRFVAEKPLALEYKGCPLRSEYKPDFVCFDKIVLELKAVTELTDEHRAQVQNYLKATGLKLGLLLNFGHYPKAQVERIVAEKGRYDYGKTK